ATCCTGAATACAATGGCACAGATGCTGGGGAACTGGCGGGTTTGGGTGAACCGCTGGAAGTTCCCATTACCGATCAGTTAGAACCAATGCTGGCTTTTGCCGCCCAAGAAAGACAGCCCGGAGTGATGGTAGATTTTACCCATCCGAGTACAGTTTATGACAATATTCGGTCGGCGATCGCCTACGGAATTCGGCCAGTCGTAGGCACCACTGGTTTAAGCCCAGATCAAATTCAAGACTTAGCGGAATTTGCTGATAAAGCCAGCACTGGCTGTTTGATTATCCCCAACTTTTCGATTGGGATGGTTTTGCTACAACAAGCAGCTATTCAAGCCTCCCAGTATTTCGACCATGTTGAAATCATTGAACTGCATCACAACCAAAAAGCGGATGCCCCCAGTGGAACTGCGATTCAAACTGCCCAGATGTTGACAGAAATGGGCAAAACTTACAACCCGGCTGTTGTGGAAGAGACAGAAAAATTACCAGGAGCTAGAGGAGGCTTGGCTGAAGAAGGGATTCGCATCCACAGCATCCGATTACCGGGACTGATTGCTCATCAGGAAGTGATCTTTGGCGCAGCGGGTCAAATTTACACCCTACGTCACGACACAAGCGATCGCGCTTGCTATATGCCAGGAGTGCTACTCGCCATTCGCAAAGTCCTTCAACTCAAATCCCTAGTCTATGGTTTAGAAAAGATACTGTGACACCTAAAATCCAAAATCCAAAATCCAAAATCTAAAATCATGCTCGTTCCACTCACTCGCCAGAAATTTGAACAACTTCTCCCCCGGATCGCCACGGGCGATCAATACCGATACTCCTGGGGTAAGTTCCCTGATTTTTTGAGGCGGCTGTTAATTTCTGTGGTCGGCGTGGTAGTTGTTTGGCTTTTGAGTCTTGTTCTTGGCGAGGGATTTGGTCCGTTGCTCTTTCCCGTAGGAGCGATCGCAGGTCTTTACTTTTTGTGGGCACCCGTCTTGTGGGCAAGTCTACGCAATGGGGAATACCGCCGATACCCATACAGCGGATTCTTTCGCGGTCGAGTGCTAGACGTGTTTGTTACAGAAGAATTGATCGGCAAAGAGGAAACAGTTAACAATAAAGGCGAGCTGGTAATTGTAGAAAACCGAGAGCGAAGACTAAATTTAGAAATTGGCGATGAAACCGGATTCACTACCGAGCTACAGGTGCCTTTACGCCGTACTCACCAAGACGTTGTTCCTGGTCAAGTTGCCGAGATGGTGGTACTGTCAAATCGTCCGGATTTGAGCAGTATTGCTAAGGTAACGGATGTTTATATTCCTACTCAGAATTTGTGGGTGAGTGATTATCCTTACCTGCGCCGGGATATGTTTATAGAAGTGAGTCGCCGGATACGACGAAACAATCAAGATCCACGTTCTCGCCGCGACTCTAGAAGAAAACCGCAACAATCACCAAGGCAGGATCTAGATTACTAATAATTCTCCATTTAACTTCCCAGATTGCCATCTTGCCCATAGGCTTGCCAA
This window of the Chroococcidiopsis sp. CCMEE 29 genome carries:
- the dapB gene encoding 4-hydroxy-tetrahydrodipicolinate reductase, producing MMNQTPIPVVVNGAAGKMGREVVKAVAQAADMTLVGAIDRNPEYNGTDAGELAGLGEPLEVPITDQLEPMLAFAAQERQPGVMVDFTHPSTVYDNIRSAIAYGIRPVVGTTGLSPDQIQDLAEFADKASTGCLIIPNFSIGMVLLQQAAIQASQYFDHVEIIELHHNQKADAPSGTAIQTAQMLTEMGKTYNPAVVEETEKLPGARGGLAEEGIRIHSIRLPGLIAHQEVIFGAAGQIYTLRHDTSDRACYMPGVLLAIRKVLQLKSLVYGLEKIL
- a CDS encoding phosphate ABC transporter permease; this encodes MLVPLTRQKFEQLLPRIATGDQYRYSWGKFPDFLRRLLISVVGVVVVWLLSLVLGEGFGPLLFPVGAIAGLYFLWAPVLWASLRNGEYRRYPYSGFFRGRVLDVFVTEELIGKEETVNNKGELVIVENRERRLNLEIGDETGFTTELQVPLRRTHQDVVPGQVAEMVVLSNRPDLSSIAKVTDVYIPTQNLWVSDYPYLRRDMFIEVSRRIRRNNQDPRSRRDSRRKPQQSPRQDLDY